One Glycine max cultivar Williams 82 chromosome 6, Glycine_max_v4.0, whole genome shotgun sequence DNA segment encodes these proteins:
- the LOC102661801 gene encoding uncharacterized protein, which translates to MLTKKNRYIHNDTIVVEGNCSAVIQHILPPKHKDLGSVTIPCSIGEVVVGKALIDLGACINLMPTHMTLQLADRSITRPYGVIEDVLVKVKHLIFPADFVVIDIEDDVDITLILGRPFMSTTSCLVDMGKRKLQMAIEDQQISFDMFHEEKAFPDQNVCLKVNMMEEKRLEKKVLEVGTLLDPG; encoded by the coding sequence atgCTGACAAAGAAGAACCGGTACATACACAATGACACAATagttgtggaaggaaattgtagtgcgGTCATTCAGCACATCCTTCCTCCGAAGCATAAGGATCTCGGAAGTGTCACTATACCATGTTCTATTGGTGAGGTTGTTGTGGGtaaagctctcatagacttgggagcttGTATCAATTTAATGCCCACACACATGACCCTCCAGTTGGCTGATCGCTCCATCACAAGACCATATGGAGTGATCGAAGACGTTTTGGTTAAGGTCAAACATTTGATCTTCCCAGCTGATTTCGTAGTGATAGACATTGAAGACGATGTTGACATTACCCTAATTCTTGGAAGACCTTTTATGTCCACCACAAGTTGTTTGGTAGACATGGGGAAGAGGAAACTACAAATGGCCATAGAAGACCAACAAATCAGTTTCGATATGTTTCATGAAGAGAAAGCTTTCCCTGACCAAAATGTTTGTTTGAAGGTGAATATGATGGAGGAAAAGAGACTAGAGAAGAAGGTTCTGGAAGTTGGAACCTTGTTGGACCCAGGATAA